A window from Micromonospora terminaliae encodes these proteins:
- a CDS encoding TcmI family type II polyketide cyclase produces MNRSLIVAKVVPTAEDQVAEIFAASDATELPGLVGVRHRSLYRLHDLYVHLLETEAPAEGAVEEARGHPEFVRVSERLRPYISPYLPTWRSPRDAMAHCFYRYDAPGRQSHRHDAPGRRP; encoded by the coding sequence ATGAACCGTTCGCTCATCGTCGCCAAGGTGGTGCCGACCGCTGAGGATCAGGTCGCCGAGATCTTCGCCGCGTCCGACGCGACCGAGCTGCCGGGCCTGGTCGGCGTCCGGCACCGCTCCCTCTACCGGCTGCACGACCTCTACGTCCATCTCCTGGAGACGGAGGCGCCGGCCGAGGGTGCGGTCGAGGAGGCGCGTGGCCATCCCGAGTTCGTCCGGGTCAGCGAGCGGCTGCGCCCGTACATCTCGCCGTACCTGCCGACCTGGCGCTCGCCGCGCGACGCCATGGCCCACTGCTTCTACCGGTACGACGCCCCCGGGCGGCAGTCCCACCGTCACGACGCCCCCGGGCGGCGGCCGTGA
- the accB gene encoding acetyl-CoA carboxylase biotin carboxyl carrier protein encodes MSAEDGPEEVLDGLSRHARKLVAELAGPVRRVRLRSGETVLEVEWHHPARPAHPAPVPRAEADPVAAPQVQPTAPGTDRPAVRAPVVGTFYRSPEPGAAPFVAVGDVVRPGQVVGIVEAMKLMNEVTAGQAGRVAEVLVEDGKPVEYDQPLIALEPLTGRDV; translated from the coding sequence GTGAGCGCCGAAGACGGGCCCGAGGAGGTGCTGGATGGGCTGAGCCGGCACGCCCGCAAGCTGGTCGCCGAGCTGGCCGGCCCGGTGCGCCGGGTCCGGCTGCGCAGCGGCGAGACCGTGCTGGAGGTGGAGTGGCACCACCCGGCCCGCCCCGCCCACCCGGCCCCCGTGCCGCGGGCCGAGGCGGATCCGGTCGCCGCGCCGCAGGTCCAGCCGACGGCGCCCGGGACGGACCGGCCGGCGGTGCGAGCGCCCGTGGTGGGCACCTTCTACCGGTCGCCCGAGCCCGGCGCCGCGCCGTTCGTTGCCGTCGGCGACGTGGTCCGGCCCGGCCAGGTGGTCGGGATCGTCGAGGCCATGAAGCTGATGAACGAGGTGACCGCCGGCCAGGCCGGACGGGTGGCCGAGGTGCTCGTGGAGGACGGCAAGCCCGTCGAGTACGACCAGCCGCTCATCGCCCTGGAACCGCTCACCGGACGGGACGTGTGA
- a CDS encoding AfsR/SARP family transcriptional regulator, translating into MSGGSRKPTAEDPAPEVSLHLLGGFQLLHDGVPVVVPRGLQRVIALIGLRPAATRSHLAGLLWPETSEDRALSSLRTALWRLRQDPCCPLRTDGDTVRLDPAVHLDVDELVATAARVRDGDVPRGAAGAGRHDLLPGWYDDWVLLERERLRQLRLHMLEELAGNHLTAGRHGEALEAALEAMAAEPLRETPHRLVVRIHLAEGNAFEAVHAFYVYRDLLLRELRLEPSPAMSALLDETLAPIRRATRREAPQRRADRSNAPGRSTGSAQRGPTAPTTPHPR; encoded by the coding sequence GTGTCCGGTGGATCGAGAAAGCCGACGGCGGAGGACCCCGCCCCAGAGGTGTCGCTGCACCTGCTCGGCGGGTTCCAGCTGCTCCACGACGGCGTCCCGGTGGTGGTTCCCCGGGGCCTGCAACGGGTCATCGCCCTCATCGGGCTGCGCCCGGCCGCCACCCGCAGCCACCTCGCGGGGCTGCTCTGGCCGGAGACCTCGGAGGACCGCGCGCTCTCCTCGCTGCGGACCGCGCTGTGGCGGCTCCGGCAGGATCCCTGCTGCCCGCTGCGCACCGACGGCGACACCGTCCGCCTCGACCCCGCCGTCCACCTCGACGTCGACGAGCTGGTGGCGACCGCCGCCCGGGTACGCGACGGCGACGTCCCCCGCGGCGCCGCCGGCGCCGGCCGGCACGACCTCCTCCCCGGCTGGTACGACGACTGGGTGCTGCTGGAACGGGAACGGCTGCGGCAGCTGCGGCTGCACATGCTGGAGGAGCTCGCCGGCAACCACCTCACCGCCGGACGGCACGGCGAGGCCCTGGAGGCGGCGTTGGAGGCGATGGCCGCCGAGCCGCTGCGGGAGACCCCGCACCGCCTGGTGGTCCGCATCCACCTTGCCGAGGGCAACGCGTTCGAAGCCGTGCACGCCTTCTACGTCTACCGGGACCTGCTGCTGCGCGAGCTGCGCCTGGAGCCCTCCCCCGCGATGTCCGCGCTGCTCGACGAGACCCTCGCCCCGATCCGGCGGGCCACCCGGCGGGAGGCACCGCAGCGGCGCGCGGACCGGAGCAACGCCCCCGGCCGCTCGACCGGGTCGGCGCAACGCGGCCCCACCGCGCCCACCACACCGCACCCCCGCTGA
- a CDS encoding low temperature requirement protein A, translating into MPTATPEQPAERRPPVRDPEAPRRVTLLELFFDLVYVVALSLISRGLIHELNWERAFQSLIMLMALWWTWAITTLVTDLYDPQRSEIKLLIIAVMFGALLMTTAIPEAFGARGLVFAGTYVAIHLGRGLFLMPTVRRHRQTQRRAARIFTWFTISAIPWIIGAMVSGHARESLWALALGIDYLGFRLAYPVPGLGVVPDAQRNVTAEHLSERYQQFFIIALGDAILVTGTVFSLHHSETENIGAFAIAFATTLLLWRIYVHKSGELLPHAIAMSKQPSKFLNSAPYTHLLMVAGVVTTASGFDLVLLEPTGRTPPAWLAVILGGPALFLAGRAAFEFEVFSRVSRSRPGGVLALLTIAPGLLFLAPVYAALGAMLVLAGVAVADHLRSRGRPPEDPAPPH; encoded by the coding sequence GTGCCCACCGCCACGCCGGAGCAGCCCGCCGAGCGGCGACCCCCGGTGCGCGATCCCGAGGCACCGCGCCGGGTCACCCTGCTGGAGCTCTTCTTCGACCTGGTGTACGTGGTCGCGCTCTCCCTGATCTCCCGTGGGCTGATCCACGAACTCAACTGGGAGCGGGCCTTCCAGTCGCTGATCATGCTGATGGCCCTGTGGTGGACCTGGGCGATCACCACCCTGGTCACCGACCTGTACGACCCCCAACGCTCCGAGATCAAGCTGCTGATCATCGCGGTCATGTTCGGAGCCCTGCTGATGACCACCGCCATCCCGGAGGCCTTCGGCGCCCGCGGGCTGGTCTTCGCCGGGACGTACGTGGCGATCCATCTCGGACGCGGGCTGTTCCTCATGCCGACGGTCCGCCGCCACCGGCAGACCCAGCGCCGGGCGGCCCGCATCTTCACCTGGTTCACGATCTCCGCGATCCCCTGGATCATCGGCGCCATGGTGAGCGGACACGCCCGCGAGAGCCTCTGGGCGCTGGCCCTCGGCATCGACTACCTCGGGTTCCGGCTCGCGTACCCGGTGCCCGGGCTCGGGGTCGTGCCGGACGCCCAGCGCAACGTCACGGCCGAGCATCTCTCCGAGCGCTACCAGCAGTTCTTCATCATCGCGCTGGGCGACGCCATCCTGGTCACCGGCACGGTCTTCAGCCTGCACCACTCCGAGACGGAGAACATCGGCGCCTTCGCCATCGCGTTCGCCACCACGCTGCTGCTCTGGCGGATCTACGTGCACAAGTCCGGGGAGCTGCTGCCGCACGCCATCGCCATGTCGAAACAGCCGAGCAAGTTCCTGAACTCCGCCCCCTACACCCACCTGCTCATGGTGGCCGGGGTGGTGACCACCGCGTCCGGCTTCGACCTGGTGCTGCTCGAACCGACCGGGCGGACGCCGCCGGCCTGGCTGGCGGTCATCCTCGGCGGGCCGGCGCTGTTCCTGGCCGGTCGCGCCGCCTTCGAGTTCGAGGTGTTCAGCCGGGTGTCGCGCTCGCGCCCCGGCGGCGTACTGGCGCTGCTCACCATCGCGCCCGGCCTGCTGTTCCTCGCCCCGGTCTACGCCGCCCTCGGAGCGATGCTGGTGCTGGCCGGGGTGGCCGTCGCCGACCACCTGCGCAGCCGGGGCCGGCCGCCGGAAGACCCGGCACCGCCGCACTGA
- a CDS encoding acetyl-CoA carboxylase carboxyltransferase subunit alpha, translating into MTTTAPQDEQLWSRCDGCASLLYRKRLRRNLDVCPECGSHARLDAPDRVAQLVDPDSFTPLPDRAVRVDPIGFVDALPYPHRLGAARAGSGLDEAVLCGTARIGGHPVALAVMDFRFLGGSLGCAVGELITRTAERALADATPLVLVTASGGARMQEGALSLMQMATVSQAVAGLREAGLLTVSVVTDPTYGGVAASFATNTDVVLAESGARLGFAGPRVIRQVTGAMLPEGFQTAEFLLRHGQVDLVVPRHALRGRLTALLAAAEAGRRVPVPRQEPAPRPAAAAGAPPAATGPARDAWETVRTARHPGRPTTLDYLETAFDGFVELHGDRLGADCPAVVGGLARLAGRPVMVIGHQKGHTTAELVARNFGMASPAGHRKALRLMRLAARLRLPVVTLVDTPGADPGVDAEQQGQAAAIAENILALSVLPTPVVAVVTGEGGSGGALAFAVADRVLMLEHAVYSVISPEGCAAILWPDSSAAPQAARALRLTAADLCRLGVVDEVVPEPRPAAHGDPAGAAELLGRAVAANLAPLLALPPATLVRRRRQRFRRFGAARSAAVDPAAEVNGRTGTEVMP; encoded by the coding sequence GTGACCACCACCGCCCCCCAGGACGAACAGCTCTGGTCCCGCTGCGACGGCTGCGCCTCGCTGCTCTACCGCAAGCGGCTGCGCCGCAACCTCGACGTCTGCCCCGAGTGCGGGTCGCATGCCCGGCTCGACGCACCGGACCGGGTGGCGCAACTGGTCGACCCGGACTCGTTCACCCCGCTGCCGGACCGCGCGGTACGGGTCGACCCCATCGGGTTCGTGGATGCGCTGCCCTACCCGCACCGGCTCGGCGCGGCCCGTGCCGGCTCCGGCCTCGACGAGGCCGTGCTCTGCGGGACCGCCCGCATCGGCGGCCACCCCGTCGCCCTGGCGGTGATGGACTTCCGCTTCCTCGGCGGCAGCCTCGGCTGCGCGGTCGGCGAGCTGATCACCCGCACCGCCGAGCGCGCGCTGGCCGACGCCACGCCGCTGGTGCTGGTCACCGCCTCCGGCGGGGCGCGGATGCAGGAGGGCGCGCTGTCGCTCATGCAGATGGCCACGGTCAGCCAGGCCGTCGCCGGGCTGCGCGAGGCGGGGCTGCTCACCGTCAGCGTGGTCACCGACCCGACGTACGGCGGGGTGGCCGCCTCCTTCGCCACCAACACCGACGTGGTGCTCGCCGAGAGCGGTGCTCGGCTGGGCTTCGCCGGCCCCCGGGTGATCCGCCAGGTCACCGGCGCCATGCTGCCGGAGGGCTTCCAGACCGCCGAGTTCCTGCTCCGGCACGGCCAGGTCGACCTCGTGGTGCCCCGGCACGCCCTGCGCGGCCGGTTGACGGCGCTGCTCGCCGCCGCCGAGGCCGGCCGGCGGGTGCCCGTACCCCGGCAGGAGCCGGCGCCGCGGCCGGCCGCCGCGGCCGGCGCGCCCCCCGCCGCGACCGGCCCGGCGCGGGACGCCTGGGAGACGGTACGCACGGCGCGGCACCCCGGCCGGCCCACCACGCTGGACTACCTGGAGACCGCCTTCGACGGCTTCGTGGAACTGCACGGCGACCGGCTCGGCGCGGACTGCCCGGCGGTCGTCGGCGGGCTGGCTCGGCTGGCCGGCCGGCCGGTCATGGTGATCGGCCACCAGAAGGGCCACACGACGGCGGAACTGGTGGCACGCAACTTCGGCATGGCCAGCCCGGCCGGGCACCGCAAGGCGCTGCGGCTCATGCGGCTCGCGGCCCGGCTCCGCCTGCCGGTGGTGACCCTTGTGGACACCCCGGGCGCCGACCCGGGCGTGGACGCCGAGCAGCAGGGCCAGGCCGCCGCCATCGCGGAGAACATCCTGGCGCTGAGCGTGCTGCCCACGCCGGTCGTCGCGGTGGTCACCGGCGAGGGCGGCAGCGGCGGCGCGCTCGCCTTCGCGGTCGCCGACCGGGTGCTCATGCTGGAGCACGCCGTCTACTCGGTGATCAGCCCGGAGGGCTGCGCCGCGATCCTCTGGCCGGACAGCTCGGCCGCCCCGCAGGCCGCCCGGGCGCTGCGGCTCACCGCCGCCGACCTGTGCCGGCTCGGAGTGGTCGACGAGGTGGTGCCCGAGCCGCGGCCCGCCGCGCACGGCGACCCCGCCGGCGCGGCCGAGCTGCTCGGCCGGGCCGTCGCGGCGAACCTCGCCCCGCTCCTGGCCCTGCCCCCGGCCACCCTCGTCCGCCGCCGCCGGCAGCGGTTCCGCCGCTTCGGCGCGGCCCGCTCGGCCGCCGTGGACCCGGCGGCGGAGGTCAACGGCCGCACCGGGACGGAGGTCATGCCGTGA
- a CDS encoding TcmI family type II polyketide cyclase, giving the protein MSRLLVVSRIVPGAQGRVAQIFAESDATELPRLTGIRHRSLYYLHDLCVHLMETVDVDPDLAAEVRSNPLYQQVNERLSAHTSPYLPTWRSPRDAVAGCFYSWDAVDLPAPRRPC; this is encoded by the coding sequence ATGAGTCGACTGTTGGTCGTCAGCCGGATCGTGCCGGGGGCGCAGGGCCGGGTGGCCCAGATCTTCGCCGAGTCCGACGCCACCGAACTGCCACGGCTCACCGGGATCCGGCACCGGTCGCTGTACTACCTGCACGACCTGTGCGTGCACCTCATGGAGACGGTGGACGTCGACCCGGACCTGGCCGCCGAGGTCCGCAGCAACCCGCTCTACCAGCAGGTCAACGAACGGCTGTCGGCGCACACGTCGCCGTACCTGCCGACCTGGCGCTCCCCCCGCGACGCCGTGGCCGGCTGCTTCTACAGCTGGGACGCCGTCGACCTGCCCGCGCCGCGCCGGCCCTGCTGA
- a CDS encoding TIGR03557 family F420-dependent LLM class oxidoreductase, which produces MQIGYKLASEAFGPQELIRQAVRAEQAGFDFVEMSDHYHPWLEVQGHSCFTWSALAAIAAKTSTLGLATGVTCPSVRYHPAIIAQAAATLALISDGRFTLGVGAGERLNEHVVGQGFPSVRGRHERLREALEIIRLLWQGGYQSYEGRHLQLEDARVWDLPETPPVIAVAASGRSSAATAAELGDGLFATEPKSSIVAHYREAGGQGPRYAEVPMAWASDEEQAVRAARETSRWAVTGWKVMSELPNPVNFDAATVWVEDQHIRQQFSVGPDPEPHLAKAQAYVEAGFDHVVLQNAGPDPDGFLDFCAGGFVDRVRALG; this is translated from the coding sequence ATGCAGATCGGCTACAAGCTGGCCTCGGAGGCCTTCGGCCCGCAGGAACTCATCCGGCAGGCGGTGCGCGCGGAACAGGCCGGCTTCGACTTCGTCGAGATGAGCGACCACTACCACCCCTGGCTGGAGGTGCAGGGGCACTCCTGCTTCACCTGGAGCGCGCTCGCCGCCATCGCGGCGAAGACCAGCACGCTCGGCCTGGCCACCGGGGTCACCTGCCCCTCGGTCCGCTACCACCCGGCGATCATCGCCCAGGCCGCGGCCACCCTGGCGCTGATCTCCGACGGGCGGTTCACCCTGGGTGTGGGCGCCGGCGAGCGCCTCAACGAGCACGTGGTCGGGCAGGGCTTCCCGAGCGTTCGCGGCCGGCACGAACGGCTGCGCGAGGCCCTGGAGATCATCCGGCTGCTCTGGCAGGGCGGCTACCAGTCGTACGAGGGCCGGCACCTCCAGCTGGAGGACGCCCGGGTGTGGGACCTGCCCGAGACACCGCCGGTGATCGCCGTGGCGGCCAGCGGGCGGTCCTCCGCCGCGACGGCCGCCGAGCTGGGCGACGGCCTGTTCGCCACCGAGCCGAAGTCGTCGATCGTGGCGCACTACCGGGAGGCCGGTGGGCAGGGCCCCCGCTACGCCGAGGTGCCGATGGCCTGGGCGTCCGACGAGGAGCAGGCGGTCCGGGCGGCCAGGGAGACCAGCCGGTGGGCGGTCACCGGGTGGAAGGTGATGAGCGAGCTCCCCAACCCGGTGAACTTCGACGCGGCGACGGTCTGGGTGGAGGACCAGCACATCCGGCAGCAGTTCTCGGTCGGGCCGGACCCGGAGCCGCACCTGGCGAAGGCCCAGGCGTACGTCGAGGCCGGCTTCGACCACGTCGTGCTCCAGAACGCCGGCCCGGACCCGGACGGCTTCCTCGACTTCTGCGCCGGCGGCTTCGTCGACCGGGTACGCGCACTCGGCTGA
- a CDS encoding acetyl-CoA carboxylase biotin carboxylase subunit, giving the protein MFEKVLIANRGEIALRVLRACRELGVRTVVVHSSADADSLPVRLADETVRIGPASSRQSYLNAAAIVEAARQTGAQAVHPGYGFLSEDADFAEICAQNGLTFVGPPPQVMAALADKSTARALMSRAGLPLPPGSVRTLPTAADALDVAAEVGYPVIVKAAAGGGGRGMTVVRSAAELPRAYARTRAAAQVAFGDDRVYVERYLAEARHVEVQVLCDGHGNGIHLGTRDCSVQRRHQKLIEEAPAPALRPATLDTLAEIALRGALSVGFTGAGTVEFLVDEAERCHFLEINCRIQVEHPVTELVTGIDLVHEQLHVAAGTALRWRQEDVRLRGVAVECRVNVEDPDRDFAPAPGRLDRFRPPGGPFTRVDTHGHVGYLVSPHYDSLLAKVAVWAPDRDGALERLDRALDEFEVAGPGVRTTIPFARRVLRDAAFRAGRHTTGLVDRLLHPPAADIVAAPPPNRAGATPDRAGPAVPDIRADADPAGRTPVTAVPAAGPNAWRNP; this is encoded by the coding sequence ATGTTCGAGAAGGTGCTGATCGCCAACCGGGGCGAGATCGCGCTGCGCGTGCTGCGTGCCTGCCGGGAACTCGGCGTGCGGACGGTGGTCGTGCACTCCAGCGCCGACGCCGACTCGTTGCCGGTGCGGCTGGCCGACGAGACCGTCCGCATCGGACCGGCGTCCAGCCGGCAGAGCTACCTGAACGCCGCCGCCATCGTCGAGGCGGCCCGGCAGACCGGCGCGCAGGCTGTGCACCCCGGCTACGGCTTCCTCTCCGAGGACGCCGACTTCGCCGAGATCTGCGCGCAGAACGGGCTCACCTTCGTGGGCCCGCCGCCGCAGGTGATGGCCGCCCTCGCCGACAAGTCGACCGCGCGGGCGCTGATGAGCCGGGCCGGCCTGCCGCTGCCGCCGGGCAGCGTACGGACCCTGCCGACCGCCGCCGACGCGCTCGACGTGGCCGCCGAGGTCGGCTACCCGGTGATCGTCAAGGCGGCCGCCGGCGGCGGCGGGCGCGGGATGACGGTGGTCCGCTCGGCCGCCGAACTGCCCCGGGCGTACGCGCGCACCCGCGCCGCCGCCCAGGTCGCCTTCGGCGACGACCGGGTCTACGTCGAGCGGTACCTCGCCGAGGCACGGCACGTCGAGGTGCAGGTGCTCTGCGACGGCCACGGCAACGGCATCCACCTGGGCACCCGGGACTGCTCGGTCCAGCGCCGCCACCAGAAGCTCATCGAGGAGGCGCCCGCCCCGGCGCTGCGGCCGGCCACCCTGGACACCCTCGCGGAGATCGCCCTGCGCGGCGCCCTCTCGGTCGGCTTCACCGGCGCCGGCACCGTCGAGTTCCTGGTCGACGAGGCCGAGCGCTGCCACTTCTTGGAGATCAACTGCCGGATCCAGGTGGAGCACCCGGTGACCGAGCTGGTGACCGGCATCGACCTGGTCCACGAGCAGCTGCACGTGGCCGCCGGCACCGCGCTGCGCTGGCGGCAGGAGGACGTCCGGCTGCGCGGGGTGGCGGTCGAGTGCCGGGTCAACGTGGAGGACCCGGACCGTGACTTCGCGCCCGCCCCGGGCCGGCTGGACCGCTTCCGGCCGCCCGGCGGCCCGTTCACCCGGGTCGACACCCACGGCCACGTCGGCTACCTGGTCAGCCCGCACTACGACTCGCTGCTGGCCAAGGTGGCGGTGTGGGCGCCGGACCGCGACGGCGCCCTTGAACGGCTCGACCGGGCGCTCGACGAGTTCGAGGTGGCCGGGCCCGGGGTGCGCACCACCATCCCGTTCGCCCGGCGGGTCCTGCGCGACGCCGCCTTCCGCGCCGGACGGCACACCACCGGCCTGGTCGACCGCCTGCTGCATCCGCCCGCCGCCGACATCGTCGCCGCGCCACCGCCCAACCGCGCCGGCGCAACCCCGGACCGCGCCGGACCGGCCGTGCCCGACATCCGAGCCGACGCCGACCCGGCCGGCCGTACCCCCGTCACCGCCGTGCCCGCCGCCGGCCCGAACGCCTGGAGGAACCCATGA